In Chloroflexota bacterium, the genomic stretch TGACGCGCATGGCGCCGGTTTCGGGGCGCGCGATCTCGCGGACGATGCCGAGGTGCCGAACCTGCGGGTCCTGGACGACTTCCACGAGCGAGTTGATGGGCGCACACGGCACGTCGTGACTCTGGAGCCGAGCGAGCCAATCGGACCGTGTCCCACGCGAGAAGATGCCAGTCAGCAGGTCAACGATGGCCTCCCGGTTTCGCTGACGGGCGGAGCGGTCGGCGAACCGTGGGTCGTCCGCGAGGTCCGTTCGGTCGATGGCCGCGAGGAGTGAGGTCCAGAACTTGTCCGGCGACGACAGATGGATCACGAACGGCGCTCCGTCCCGGTCCGTGAATGCGAAGACCTGGGCCGTGCGCGCTCGGCTCTCGCGCGTCAGCTCTTCGCCGCTTGCGAGGTACCGGGTCAAGTTCTCGCCGACCACGGCCGCCGATGCCTGCAGGAGCGACGTTTCGACGCGCTGGCCCTCGCCCGTCCGCTCCCGCGCGGAGAGCGCGCCGAGGATCCCGTAGGCGGCGTAGAGGCCGGCGAGGTGGTCCGAGAGCGAGACCCCCATGGGCTCGGGGCGGCTCAGACTCGTGAGCTGGCCGAGGAGTCCGCTCATCGCCTGACCGAGCGTATCGTAGCCCGGCCTGTCGACGTACGGCCCGCTGGACCCGAACCCGGTGATGGAACAGTAGATCAGCCGAGGGTTCGCGACGCGAACCTGATCCCAGCCCAGACCGAGTCGGTCCATGGCTCCCACGCGTAGATTCTCGACGAGGACGTCGGCCTTATCCACCAACCGCCGGGCGACTTCGAGACCTCGCTCGGATCGAAGGTCGACGACGATACTCTCCTTGTTCCGGTTGTGCGCGAAGAAGGCGCTGCTGTAGGTGCCCGATTCCCAGGCGCGGTACGGATCGCCCGCAGGGGGCGACTCCACCTTCACGACCCGCGCGCCGAGGTCGGCCAGAAGCAGGCCGGCGAACGGTCCGGCGACGTAGTTGGCAAGCTCGATGACCAGGGTTCCGTCGAGGGCGCCCCTCAATCGTCCTCCAGTCGCACCGTGCGCTGACGACCGTGCGCGTCATCCGCGGTGGACGTTCGCGATCGGCCACAGCTTACCAGGCTGTGTGCCGAAGTACACTCCAGGTACGAGATCGCGCGAGCTGAGGAGCGGTCGTGACCCGAATTCACGTGGAAGAGGACCGGAACGTCCTCTTCATCCGCGCCCTCCGACCGGCAACCCATCGAAGCGAGGTGGAATCGACGTCCGCCGAGCTGATGGAGATTTGCCGGTCGATCACGGAGCGGCCGTCGCCTTTGTCCGCTCTCGTAATCCGAGGAGGGGCCGGGGGCTTCTGGCTGCGCCACCCGAGGTGCGCAGCGGACTGCGACGCCGCGGCAACGCCGTGGACGCGAGCCACAACTGCCGTGGGTACGCTCCCGTGCCCGACGGTCGCCGTGATCGACGGCGACGCCATTGGCGGTGGTTGGGCACTCGCGCTCGCGTGCGACCTTCGCGTCATGAGCGCTTTGGGACGAGTCGGCAGCCCGGAAGTGCGCTGGGCCCGCTTGCCCGCGACCGGGGTCGCACAACGACTGACGCGGCTCGTGGGCCCCGCTCTGGCGATGCGCATGCTGCTCCTCGGCGAGATCGTTCCGGCCGGCGAGGCCGTGGCGATGGGCTTGGCCAACCGGCTCGCGGCACCGGATGCGCTCGAGGCGTGCCTGAGCGCACTCGTCGATGAGCTTCGCGCAGCGGCCCCGATCGCCCTCGCCTACGCGAAGGAAGCGGCCCGATATGGCTCGGACCTTCCGCTGTCCGCCGGGCTGCGCGTGGAAGCGGACCTGGCGACGCTGCTGCAGACCACGCGCGACCGGGCGGAGGGGATCGCGGCGTTCCTCGTCCATCGAGCCCCGAGGTTCGCCGGGGGATGAGACCATTGGAGGGGTGCGGGCTATGCGTTCTCGACGCGACGCAGGGCGAGACCGGCGCGGCGGCGGTGCGGATCCTGGCCCAACTCGGGGCGAGGGTGGCTCCTTGCGACCGGTCCGCGCGGCGTCGCGAGCGCACGACCGCCGAGGGACACGCCGATCTCCTCGTGATCGACGGCACGCCAGCCGGCCGCCTCGACGACCCTGCCCACGACTCTGGCGCCCGGACCATTCTCACCCTCACGCCGATGGGACCGGCGCCATCGAGCCGAGGGGGCGGCTTGTGTTCCGTCGCGGGGATTCGGCTCGACGCGGGAGTCCCGGCCCTCCTGACCGCTGCCCACGGCGTCGCGGCGGCGCTTGCCGCGCTGCGCCTACCCGTGGATCCGGCGCGGGCGCGCCAGGTCGAGGTATCGGCGCTGGAGGTCATCGTCCATTGCCTCGGCGACGAGCTGCCCCGCGCCCTGTGCCCGCGCTGGACGAACGTCGGGACGGAGGATCGCCCGGCCCGGACCATGATCGTATCCTGCGCCGATGGGTTCGTTGGGATTGCCGTGCCGACGACGGATCATCGGGAGTACCTGGCTCGGTTCCTCGGTGTCAGGGGTCCGAGCGCCGATTTGGAAGAGGCGACGCGCGGGTGGGCGCGCGGCCAGAAGCGCCGCGAGGCCGCGGCGGCCCTTCAGCTCTGGCGCATTCCCGCTGTCCCGGTCCTGAGCCCCCAGGAGGCGGCGGGAAACTCCGCCGGGAATGCTGGTCCTGACCGCGAGGCGCGCCACAGCGGACCTGCGCAGTACACCCCGAGGCCGAAGCGCTTGAAGCGCGCGATCGGCGCCGAGGCGCTCCCGCGGCCGCTCGCGGACTTGCGCGTCCTCGACCTCGGGGTCATCTGGGCCGGTCCCTACGCCGGGCGGCTCATGGCCGCGCTCGGCGCTCGCGTGCTGAAGATCGAGCGTCCAGATGGGATGGGTGGGGGCGGCGGGAGCTGCCCTGGCGCGGCGGGCGACCTCAACGCCGGGAAGGCCTCCCTCGCCGTCGACCTCAGGCAGCCGGCCGGCCGCGCGGCCCTTCGGTCCCTCGCGGCCCAGGCCGACGTCCTGGTGGAGAACTTCTCGCCTCGCGTGATGCCGAACTTCGATCTTCCGCCAGCCGCGCTCGCGGAGATCAATCCGCGGCTCATCACGCTCTCGATGCCCGCCTTCGAGCCGGCGAGCCGATGGGGCAATTACACGTGCCTCGGCAGCCTGATGGAACTGGCGGCAGGGCTCTGGTCGCTCGGAGCGCGCGGCGAGCCCCGCACCGCTCCGGTGCCGTACCTCGATTACCTCTCGGGCGCCCTGGGGGCATGCGCTGCCCTCGCGGCGATTCTCGCCCGCGACCGCACCGGGCGGGGTGGTCACCTGTGCGTGCCACAGTACGACGTCGCGCGCGAGCTCCTTCGCGACGGCTCGCCCCCGGACCAGCGGGGCGATGCGCTGGCGATGGACCCGCGCGCCATCGCGGGAATCGCCGCGATGGCGAGTAGCGGCTTCATCCGAATTGGCCAGGACGACGCATCCGGTCCCTGCCACCACTTCAAGCGCCCACCATGGACGATCTCGGGTCTGCCGGCGATCTCAGAGCCATGGGAGCTGACCGACGGTCGCGATCCGGCGCGTGCCCTTCTCGCGTGGGGCGGGCCCAGCTCGAGGGGCGTGGACGCTCTCCTTCAGGAGCACTGCGTCGGCGAGCCCGGGCGCTCCAGGAGCGCCGGGTGAGCTTCCAGACGGTGCGCTACGAGAAGGATGGCCCTCTGGCATGGGTCACCCTCAATCGGCCCGAGGTGTTGAATGCCTACAATGTCCGCATGCGCGACGAGCTGTACGAGGTCCTGACAGCCGTACGGGACGACGACGACGTGCGCGTCCTGACGTTACGGGGGGCCGGGCGCGCATTTTGCGCCGGCGCCGATCTCACGGAGTTCGGGTCTGCGCCGTCGCCGACGTCAGCCCGCGCTATTCGATTTGCGCGCGACGTGTGGGCGCTTCTCGGCAATTTGCCCGCGCTGACCATCGCGTCCCTCCACGGGTACGTGTTCGGGTCGGGGCTCGAGATGGCGCTCCTGTGCGATCTGCAGATCGCCGCCGCCTCGACGATCTTTGCCATGCCGGAGGTCAGGCTCGGGCTCATCCCCGCCGCGGGAGGCACCCAGACGATTCCCCGCCGCTGCGGCGTTGGCAAGGCGCTGGACCTCCTGCTGACCGGCCGCCGCTTCGACGCAGCCGAGGCGCTGGATTCGCGGATCGTGGCGCGCGTCGTTCCGGACGACCGGCTGGCCGAGGAGACCCGGGCGCTCGCCCGCGGCCTGGCGGAGCTCGATCGCCGCGTCGCGCTTTCGATCCGCACGGCTGTTCGCGTGGCCTCGGACCTGCCGCTCGAAGAGGGGCTGCGCGTGGAATCGCACCTCGCGGCCGCGATCCGCGGTCCGGCGACCGATCCGTGAACGTCGCCGAGCTGCTGACGATCCCCGCCAGCATGTTTCCCGACCGGGAGATCCTCTGGTTCGAGGAGCGCGCGATGACGTACGACGCGCTCCAGGCGGAAAGCGCCCGGGTAGCTGGGGCGCTCGCTGGTCAGGGGGTTCGCCCGGGCGACCGCGTGGCGGTGATTCAGACCAACACGCCAGAGGTGATCGGCGCGCTCTTCGGCGTGCTGAGCCTCGGGGCCGTCTTTGTTCCCCTCAACTACCGCGCGCGCCGGGAGGAGCTGGCCCACATGCTGGAGGTCGCCCGCCCATGCATGCTCCTGGCGGGCGATCGATACGTCGAATCGGCCCTGGAGGTCGTGAGCTGGCTCCACGAGCGCGACGGGGGCGGGACCGCGAGCCCCGACGTCGTGACCATCGAACATCCCGCCAGCGGGCTGCCCCACCTCGGGTCGCTCGGCCGGTCGGCCGATCTCTTCGAGCCGGTGGAGGTGGGCGACGACGATCTGGCTGTGCTGATGTTCACCAGCGGGACGACGGCCAATGCCAAGGCGGTCATGCTGGCCCACGAAGACCTGGTGAACTTCGTCTTTGGCACAACCGAGCCCGCTGATGGGTCCGATCGCGGTTCTGTCCTGCTGGCCGCGCCGCTCTACCACATCGCGGGGATGAGCGCCGTGCTCTCGGCGGCGTTCGCTGGGCGGCGCATTGTCGCCATGCGACAGTTCGACGAGGGCGAGTGGCTGCGGCTGGCGCAGCGCCAGCGCGTAACCCACGCGTTTCTGGTCCCCACGATGGTCAAACACGTGCTCGACCATCCGGCGTTCCCCGAGACCGACCTCTCAGCGCTCAGCGTGCTGTCCTACGGCGCCGCTCCGATGCCCGTCAGCGTTATCCGCCGCGCCATCGACGCGTTCCCCCCGACCGTCCAGTTCATCAACGCCTTCGGGCAAACGGAGACCACGTCGACGGTCACAACGCTAACGCCGGAAGATCACCGGATCGAGGGCGACCCGCAGACGATCGAGCGCAAGCTCATTCGGCTGGCGTCGATCGGGCGCCCGCTGGCGGACGTCGAGCTTCAGATCGTCGGTGAGGATGGGGCTCCCCTGGATCGGGGCCAGGTCGGGGAGGTCGCCGTGCGAACGAATCGGACCATGCGGGGGTATTTCGGCCAGACCGAGGCGACTGAGCGCGCTCTTCACGGCGGCTGGCTGCGGACGGGCGATCTGGGATGGCAGGACGAGGACGGCTACGTCTTCCTCACGGGCCGGAGGGCGGACCTGATCATTCGGGGGGGCGAGAATATCGCGCCGGAGGAGGTCGAGCTCGTGCTGGCCTCGCACCCCGCGGTGGACGAGGCCGCCGTGGTGGGCATTCCCGACGAGGAGTGGGGCGAGTGCGTGGCCGCGATGGTGGTGCTGATGCCGGGCGCGTCGGCCACCGAGGCTGAGCTGGTGGAGTTCTGTCGCGACCGGCTTGCCAGCTTCAAGAAGCCCGAGCGCATCCTGTTCGTCGACGATCTGCCGCGCAACTCGTTGGGGAAGGTCGTGCGCCCGGAGGTGCGGGCGCAGCTTGTCGAGATGGCCGCTGGCGCGTGAAAATGCTGCGAGTCCTTTGGAGGACGTGTGAATGCCGACTCAGACGGGCAAGCGATACGTCTGTGGGACGTGTGGCTCCGAGATGCTGGTGACCAAGGCGGGAGAGGGATCGCTGATGTGCTGCGGGCAGCCGATGCAGATGCGCGGCGCCCCAGCGCCGACCTCCGGCGCCGCGAACGCCAGCCAGGGAGGAAATCGTGGCTAACCAGCTCGGCAAACGATTCGTCTGCGAGAGCTGCGGTGCCGAGACCCTGTGCACGAAGGCCGGTGCGGGCTCCGTCGAGTGCTGCGGCCAGCCGATGAAGCTGAAGGAGCCCACGCCTCTCCCCTCAGCTGACTGACCTCGCGATTCGTTGAGCGATCCCGACCTTCTCCTCGTGAACGCTCGGGTCGTCACGCTCGACCCGCGAATCCCGCGCGCTGAAGCCGTCGTGATCCATCGGCGCCTCGTGCGCCTTGTCGGAACCAACGAGCAGGCGCGTTCCCTGGCCGGCCCCGATAGCCAGACGATCGACGCCGCCGGGAGCCTCGCTGTCCCCGCCTTCCACGACGCACACCTGCACCTCCTCAGCTTCGCTCGGCGCCGATCCCAGATCGACTGCCGTGGCGCACGGAGCATCGCCGACGTCATCGAGGCGATTCGGGCGGCGGCCCAGAGACAGCCTGCCGAGGCCTGGATTCGCGCGGCTGGCTACGACGAGGCCCGGCTGGTCGAGCGACGCCACCCGGATCGCGCCGACCTGGACGTCGCGGCGCCGACACGCCCCGTGCGCCTGCAGCACCGCAGCCTGCACCTGGACGTCATCAACAGCGCCGGCCTCGCAGCGCTCGGCATGGCGGACGACGTCGCCCGCGGTTTCGACGCGGCGTTCGGCGCGCGGATCGAGCGGGACGCGGCCGGGCGGCTCACCGGGCGCATCTACAACGGCGGTGAGCTTCTGCGGCGCCATCGCGAGCCCCGCGGTTTATCTCGCATTGAGGCAGACGTGGGCGCCGCGAGCGCGTATCTCCTATCGCGCGGCATCACATGCGTGCAGGATGCGACCTTCACCAACGGCCCCGAGGAGCTGGCCCTGTTCCAGCGCCTTGCCGACGAGGGAACCCTGCGCGTGCGCCTCGTCCTGTTTCGGGGCGCCGGTCGCTGGCGCGAGGTTCCGCCCATTCGCTCTGGGCCCGTGCGAACGGGCCCCATCAAGATCATGCTGGACGAGGCATCATCCAACCCCGACGCCGTACGCGGCGCGGTACGTGAGGCGCGGGAAGCCGGGCAGCCCGTCGCGCTCCATGCCGCCACCGAGGCGGAGCTGGCCATTGCCATCGACGCGCTCCAGGCCGCGCCGGTTCGAAGCCCGAGGACTCGCGGCCCGGACCGCATCGAGCACGGCGCCGTCATACCGGACGAGGCGCTCGCCAGCCTCCGCGAACTACGCCTCGCCGTCGTCGGCCAGCCTGCGCTCGTCAGTGAGCGGGGAGACGTCTACCGCGAACGCTTCGCGCACGCGCAGCATCCCTGGATCCACCGCGCCGGATCGCTCGTCCGCGCGGGCATTTCATACGCCGTGGGCTCCGACGCGCCGGTCACAGACCCGGACCCGCTGCGCAGCATTGCCGCTGCCCGCACCCGGACCACGCCGGACGGGCGCCCGCTCGGGCCGGACGAGCGCCTAACCGCGCGACAGGCGCTGGCCGCGCACACGCTCGGCCCCGCGCGTGCGATCGGCGCCGCCTCGAAGCTCGGTCGACTGCGCGAAGGGGCGCTGGGCGATATCGTTCTTCTCGACCCCGATGCGCTGGAATCGCCTGGGTGGGACGGACTCGACGGCGCCGTCCGAATGACCATCGTGGAGGGGCGGGTGGTGTGGGAGCGCGGCACCACTAAATCGACGGGTAGCGTCTGACCTCCACCGCTCGCGTCGCGGTGTCGAGGACCGCGCAGCTCAGGGTGTTCGTTCCGTCGCGGCACTCGCCGACGGAGCCGGGGTTCACGACCAGCCGCTCCCCTACCAGCAGGTGAAAGGGGATGTGGGTGTGCCCGAGGACGACGACGTCCGCCTCTACCGTGGCCACCCGCCGCAGCGCGCGCTGGTCGTCGGGATAGATGTAGTGGCATTGGGCCGCTTCGTCCCACGGCGACCCGTGGAACATGGCGATGCGCAGGCCGCCAAGGTCTGTGCTGATGTGGTCGGGGAGGGCGGCCAGGCGCGCGAGCGCGTCGCTGGGCACCGCGTTGGGCGCGCGCAGGGGGTGGCCCGGCGCGGTCAGAATGGTGCGGTCGTGGTTCCCGGAGATCGACAGCACCCCGCGTTCATCCAGAAGGTCGAGCACCTCTGCACGAAAGCGATACTGATACATGACGTCGCCCGCGCAGAGAACCTCGTCGCAATCCGCGAGGATCTCCAGGCCCTGTCGAAGCCCCTCGGCGTTCGCGTGAATATCCGCGATCAGGCCGAGCCGCACTAGCGGAACACGCCTTCCACGAGGTACGTGTTCACCTCGTCTTCCGTCAGCCCGACGAGCTCCTGGAACACGTAGTCTGTGTGCTCGCCAAGCAGCGGCGCCCGCTGGTGCGGCGCCGCCGGCGCCCGCGAAAGACGGAACCCCCACCGCTCGACGAGCGCCGTGCCCAGCTCGGGATGCTCGACTTCCGTCCACAGCTCGCGCTCCTTCAGCTGCGGATCGACGCGCAGGAGCTGCTCGAAGTTGTTCACCGGAGCGGCCGGCACCCCGGCGCGCTGCAGCTGTGCCGTCGCATCCTCGGGCGCGCGCTGCGCCGTCCACGCTTCGATGGGATCCCGCAGCTCCGCTTCGTGCTGCTGACGCGCGCCGAGGGACGCGAACGCAGGCGCTTCCGCCAGATCAGCGCGCCCAATGGTCTCGCACAGGGCGCGCCACTGGTCGTCGCTGAAGACGGAGATGGCGCACCACTTATCGTCGCCCTCGCACCGGTACACGTCGTGGGGGGCGGCAAGCGGGTGGCGGTTCTCCGTCCGCTCCATGAGCTTCCCGTTCACCGTGTACTGGAGCAAGGCTGGGCCCGTCCAGCAGATGGTGGACTCGTACTGGGCTAGCTCGATCATCTGGCCCTTACCGGTCCGGCGCCGGTAGCGCAGGGCGGCCAGAATCGCCACGACGGCGTGGAGCGGGTTGCAACTCACGTCCGGATGCGAGTAGGGCGACGGGCTCGTCGGCATTCGGTCCGCGAACCCCGAGATCATGTTGAGCCCGGCCATGGCCTGGATGCCCCAGCTCACTCCGCCGTAGAAGCTGCGCCTTCCGCCCTCTCCCATCGTCGGCATCGTCAGGTAGACGAGATCCGGTTTCACCTCGCGCAGCGCGTCGTAGCTGACGCCGAGCTTGTTCAGAACCTGGGGCGTGCGGTTTGCCACGAAGACGTCGCTCACCGCGACGAGTCGCCTCATCACGTCCTGCCCCTCGGGGCGCGCGAGGTCGAGGGTCACACTCATCTTGTTGGGGTTGTATTTGTTGTGGAACCAGGCCGTGTTGATGG encodes the following:
- a CDS encoding AMP-binding protein, with amino-acid sequence MNVAELLTIPASMFPDREILWFEERAMTYDALQAESARVAGALAGQGVRPGDRVAVIQTNTPEVIGALFGVLSLGAVFVPLNYRARREELAHMLEVARPCMLLAGDRYVESALEVVSWLHERDGGGTASPDVVTIEHPASGLPHLGSLGRSADLFEPVEVGDDDLAVLMFTSGTTANAKAVMLAHEDLVNFVFGTTEPADGSDRGSVLLAAPLYHIAGMSAVLSAAFAGRRIVAMRQFDEGEWLRLAQRQRVTHAFLVPTMVKHVLDHPAFPETDLSALSVLSYGAAPMPVSVIRRAIDAFPPTVQFINAFGQTETTSTVTTLTPEDHRIEGDPQTIERKLIRLASIGRPLADVELQIVGEDGAPLDRGQVGEVAVRTNRTMRGYFGQTEATERALHGGWLRTGDLGWQDEDGYVFLTGRRADLIIRGGENIAPEEVELVLASHPAVDEAAVVGIPDEEWGECVAAMVVLMPGASATEAELVEFCRDRLASFKKPERILFVDDLPRNSLGKVVRPEVRAQLVEMAAGA
- a CDS encoding metallophosphoesterase family protein, with amino-acid sequence MRLGLIADIHANAEGLRQGLEILADCDEVLCAGDVMYQYRFRAEVLDLLDERGVLSISGNHDRTILTAPGHPLRAPNAVPSDALARLAALPDHISTDLGGLRIAMFHGSPWDEAAQCHYIYPDDQRALRRVATVEADVVVLGHTHIPFHLLVGERLVVNPGSVGECRDGTNTLSCAVLDTATRAVEVRRYPSI
- a CDS encoding enoyl-CoA hydratase/isomerase family protein, with the translated sequence MSFQTVRYEKDGPLAWVTLNRPEVLNAYNVRMRDELYEVLTAVRDDDDVRVLTLRGAGRAFCAGADLTEFGSAPSPTSARAIRFARDVWALLGNLPALTIASLHGYVFGSGLEMALLCDLQIAAASTIFAMPEVRLGLIPAAGGTQTIPRRCGVGKALDLLLTGRRFDAAEALDSRIVARVVPDDRLAEETRALARGLAELDRRVALSIRTAVRVASDLPLEEGLRVESHLAAAIRGPATDP
- a CDS encoding CoA transferase produces the protein MAEGPLPLAGLRVVDFSVLAAGPLTSKLLADYGAEVIIVESETSIASSGGGRQAGPPGMSPINTAWFHNKYNPNKMSVTLDLARPEGQDVMRRLVAVSDVFVANRTPQVLNKLGVSYDALREVKPDLVYLTMPTMGEGGRRSFYGGVSWGIQAMAGLNMISGFADRMPTSPSPYSHPDVSCNPLHAVVAILAALRYRRRTGKGQMIELAQYESTICWTGPALLQYTVNGKLMERTENRHPLAAPHDVYRCEGDDKWCAISVFSDDQWRALCETIGRADLAEAPAFASLGARQQHEAELRDPIEAWTAQRAPEDATAQLQRAGVPAAPVNNFEQLLRVDPQLKERELWTEVEHPELGTALVERWGFRLSRAPAAPHQRAPLLGEHTDYVFQELVGLTEDEVNTYLVEGVFR
- a CDS encoding amidohydrolase family protein, translated to MSDPDLLLVNARVVTLDPRIPRAEAVVIHRRLVRLVGTNEQARSLAGPDSQTIDAAGSLAVPAFHDAHLHLLSFARRRSQIDCRGARSIADVIEAIRAAAQRQPAEAWIRAAGYDEARLVERRHPDRADLDVAAPTRPVRLQHRSLHLDVINSAGLAALGMADDVARGFDAAFGARIERDAAGRLTGRIYNGGELLRRHREPRGLSRIEADVGAASAYLLSRGITCVQDATFTNGPEELALFQRLADEGTLRVRLVLFRGAGRWREVPPIRSGPVRTGPIKIMLDEASSNPDAVRGAVREAREAGQPVALHAATEAELAIAIDALQAAPVRSPRTRGPDRIEHGAVIPDEALASLRELRLAVVGQPALVSERGDVYRERFAHAQHPWIHRAGSLVRAGISYAVGSDAPVTDPDPLRSIAAARTRTTPDGRPLGPDERLTARQALAAHTLGPARAIGAASKLGRLREGALGDIVLLDPDALESPGWDGLDGAVRMTIVEGRVVWERGTTKSTGSV
- a CDS encoding CoA transferase, yielding MRPLEGCGLCVLDATQGETGAAAVRILAQLGARVAPCDRSARRRERTTAEGHADLLVIDGTPAGRLDDPAHDSGARTILTLTPMGPAPSSRGGGLCSVAGIRLDAGVPALLTAAHGVAAALAALRLPVDPARARQVEVSALEVIVHCLGDELPRALCPRWTNVGTEDRPARTMIVSCADGFVGIAVPTTDHREYLARFLGVRGPSADLEEATRGWARGQKRREAAAALQLWRIPAVPVLSPQEAAGNSAGNAGPDREARHSGPAQYTPRPKRLKRAIGAEALPRPLADLRVLDLGVIWAGPYAGRLMAALGARVLKIERPDGMGGGGGSCPGAAGDLNAGKASLAVDLRQPAGRAALRSLAAQADVLVENFSPRVMPNFDLPPAALAEINPRLITLSMPAFEPASRWGNYTCLGSLMELAAGLWSLGARGEPRTAPVPYLDYLSGALGACAALAAILARDRTGRGGHLCVPQYDVARELLRDGSPPDQRGDALAMDPRAIAGIAAMASSGFIRIGQDDASGPCHHFKRPPWTISGLPAISEPWELTDGRDPARALLAWGGPSSRGVDALLQEHCVGEPGRSRSAG
- a CDS encoding enoyl-CoA hydratase/isomerase family protein, with translation MTRIHVEEDRNVLFIRALRPATHRSEVESTSAELMEICRSITERPSPLSALVIRGGAGGFWLRHPRCAADCDAAATPWTRATTAVGTLPCPTVAVIDGDAIGGGWALALACDLRVMSALGRVGSPEVRWARLPATGVAQRLTRLVGPALAMRMLLLGEIVPAGEAVAMGLANRLAAPDALEACLSALVDELRAAAPIALAYAKEAARYGSDLPLSAGLRVEADLATLLQTTRDRAEGIAAFLVHRAPRFAGG
- a CDS encoding CoA transferase, which gives rise to MRGALDGTLVIELANYVAGPFAGLLLADLGARVVKVESPPAGDPYRAWESGTYSSAFFAHNRNKESIVVDLRSERGLEVARRLVDKADVLVENLRVGAMDRLGLGWDQVRVANPRLIYCSITGFGSSGPYVDRPGYDTLGQAMSGLLGQLTSLSRPEPMGVSLSDHLAGLYAAYGILGALSARERTGEGQRVETSLLQASAAVVGENLTRYLASGEELTRESRARTAQVFAFTDRDGAPFVIHLSSPDKFWTSLLAAIDRTDLADDPRFADRSARQRNREAIVDLLTGIFSRGTRSDWLARLQSHDVPCAPINSLVEVVQDPQVRHLGIVREIARPETGAMRVIASGASLSATPAPMRPAPLLDEDRESILAELGFPADYLRE